In Silene latifolia isolate original U9 population chromosome 3, ASM4854445v1, whole genome shotgun sequence, a single window of DNA contains:
- the LOC141647818 gene encoding ATP-dependent Clp protease proteolytic subunit-related protein 3, chloroplastic-like gives MANCLQLPMASSCSITSSSSSIQSANRAVSFKTRCLISSTRNVSKIPMPPINPKDPFLTKLASVAATSPETFLQRPRGSDTPPFLDLFDSPTLMATPAQVERSVSYNEHRPRRPPPDLPSLLLHGRIIYIGMPLVPAVTELVIAELMYLQWMDPKEPIYIYINSTGTTRDDGETVGMETEGFAIYDAMMQLKTEIHTVAVGAAIGQACLLLSAGTKGKRFMMPHAKAMIQQPRVPSSGLLPASDVAIRAKEVIINRDTLVKLLAKHTGNSEEAIADVMRRPFYMDSTRAKDFGVIDRILWRGQEKVMADVSAPEDWDKGAGIKAVDAI, from the exons ATGGCGAATTGCTTGCAATTACCCATGGCTTCCTCCTGCTCTATAACTTCCTCTTCATCATCTATACAGTCAGCAAATCGAGCAGTATCATTCAAAACACGGTGTTTAATCAGCTCCACCCGAAACGTTTCTAAAATTCCCATGCCACCTATAAACCCTAAGGATCCTTTTCTTACCAAACTTGCTTCCGTTGCTGCTACTTCCCCGGAAACATTTCTCCAGCGTCCTCGTGGTTCTGATACGCCGCCGTTTTTGGACCTTTTCGATTCCCCTACTCTCATGGCTACGCCTGCTCAG GTGGAGAGGTCTGTATCTTACAACGAGCACAGGCCAAGGAGGCCTCCTCCAGATTTGCCTTCATTGCTGCTTCACGGAAGGATAATTTATATTGGCATGCCA TTGGTTCCTGCTGTCACTGAGCTTGTCATTGCCGAATTGATGTATTTACAATGGATGGATCCCAAGGAgcctatatatatttatataaactcTACCGGAACTACCCGGGATGACGGTGAAACG GTTGGAATGGAGACTGAAGGCTTTGCTATCTATGATGCAATGATGCAATTAAAAACCGAG ATACATACTGTTGCAGTTGGGGCTGCTATAGGTCAAGCTTGTTTGCTTCTCTCAGCTGGAACTAAGGGGAAGAGGTTTATGATGCCGCATGCTAAAG CCATGATTCAACAACCTCGTGTACCATCATCAGGGCTTCTGCCAGCAAGTGATGTTGCAATTCGTGCAAAAGAG GTAATTATCAACAGGGATACTCTAGTGAAACTCTTGGCAAAGCACACAGGAAAT TCCGAAGAAGCAATTGCAGACGTCATGAGAAGACCATTTTATATGGATTCAACCAGAGCCAAAGATTTTGGCGTCATAGATCGG ATACTATGGCGAGGCCAAGAAAAGGTTATGGCAGATGTTTCTGCACCTGAGGACTGGGATAAGGGTGCTGGAATCAAAGCAGTTGATGCAATTTGA